In one Pseudomonadota bacterium genomic region, the following are encoded:
- a CDS encoding Crp/Fnr family transcriptional regulator — protein MDARATSSPVPTGPLALLTCATCAVRNSSLCSALTDEELRDLHGISRRKTLAKGQFHAFEVGAQADFVNVIGGFGKLIKSAPDGRQQIVGLLFPSDFVSNHSQSDLAASDTYMIEAASPLELCLFPRDGFEGLLSRYPELAQRLLEITLDELSIARDWMVLLGRKSAEERVASFFLHVSKRMSAQSCSSAAVFDLPLDRSDIADHIGLTLETVSRQISKLRSLGLITMEGTRRVVRMDVDGLTERAGF, from the coding sequence ATGGACGCCAGAGCTACCTCGTCTCCCGTGCCCACGGGGCCGCTCGCGCTGCTCACCTGCGCGACATGCGCCGTCCGCAACAGCAGCCTGTGTAGCGCGCTCACGGATGAAGAGCTGCGCGATCTCCATGGCATCTCCCGCCGTAAGACGCTCGCCAAAGGGCAGTTTCACGCGTTCGAAGTGGGCGCGCAGGCCGATTTCGTAAATGTCATCGGCGGCTTCGGGAAGCTGATAAAATCCGCCCCGGACGGGCGGCAGCAGATCGTCGGGCTGCTCTTCCCCTCGGATTTCGTAAGCAACCATTCCCAGAGCGACCTCGCCGCCAGCGACACCTACATGATCGAGGCGGCGTCGCCCCTCGAGCTCTGCCTTTTTCCGCGCGATGGTTTTGAGGGGCTGCTCTCGCGCTACCCGGAGCTCGCCCAGCGGCTCCTCGAGATCACGCTCGATGAATTGAGTATCGCCCGGGACTGGATGGTCCTTCTCGGCCGTAAATCCGCGGAGGAGCGCGTGGCGAGCTTCTTCCTCCATGTCTCGAAGAGGATGTCGGCGCAGAGTTGCTCGAGTGCCGCGGTCTTTGACCTGCCGCTCGACCGCTCCGACATCGCCGACCATATCGGGCTCACGCTGGAAACCGTCAGCCGCCAGATCAGCAAGCTGCGGAGTTTGGGTCTCATCACCATGGAAGGCACGCGGCGAGTGGTGCGGATGGACGTGGATGGGTTGACCGAGAGGGCAGGATTCTGA
- a CDS encoding HAMP domain-containing sensor histidine kinase yields the protein MLSSDKVEEAYTGPDQVPLLVQQMRDYCQVGIDLVIQRQVIFLAALALAAFYYSATLAVILLTATILLELFDFWLFRRILRTQNPSTARVRQHLLLLVMSTVLSATIICSYAIAIAVIQGPTTHFMPLFFLFAAALFAAMNNHQLLPVLVLRMIFYGATFLFIPIRDVVITGAALQSELWAQLFSSIFVLFFILDCSRLYLNLYRSQLAQLRALKEEHERAKVAYTAKTAFVSTMSHELRTPLTAIKGSIDMVNSGALGKLTDQAGFAIKVAQRNCDRLLCLINEILDLQSVETNKMKFTIEPVDLIEIAETAVTDNTPYAKELDVVLVANFPSEGPMVRVDRRRIGQVLANVLSNASKFSPKDSQVRIWVEDDAEVARILVSDMGIGLSQDDYEEVFGSFSQIDSSDTRKIGGTGLGMNISKRIMEELGGDIRYVGNEGAGTTFIVEMPKAAASELAQPRSELATSA from the coding sequence ATGCTGAGTTCGGACAAGGTGGAAGAGGCATACACTGGCCCGGATCAGGTGCCGCTTCTCGTCCAGCAGATGCGCGATTACTGCCAGGTCGGCATCGATCTCGTCATTCAGCGGCAGGTGATTTTCCTTGCTGCGCTCGCACTTGCGGCCTTCTATTACAGTGCCACACTGGCGGTCATCCTGCTCACCGCGACCATCCTGCTCGAGCTCTTCGATTTCTGGCTCTTCCGTCGGATCCTGCGGACACAGAACCCGTCAACGGCCCGCGTCCGCCAGCACCTGTTGCTGCTTGTGATGAGCACGGTGCTCAGCGCGACGATTATCTGCAGCTACGCAATTGCCATCGCGGTGATCCAGGGTCCGACCACGCACTTCATGCCGCTATTCTTTCTCTTCGCGGCAGCGCTTTTCGCGGCAATGAACAATCATCAGCTATTGCCCGTTCTCGTGCTGCGCATGATCTTTTACGGCGCGACGTTCCTTTTCATTCCGATCCGCGACGTCGTCATTACGGGCGCCGCGCTTCAATCGGAGCTTTGGGCGCAGCTCTTTTCGTCAATTTTCGTGCTTTTCTTCATCCTTGATTGTTCGCGGCTCTATCTCAATCTCTACCGGTCGCAGCTCGCCCAGCTGCGAGCGCTGAAGGAGGAGCACGAGCGGGCCAAGGTCGCCTACACCGCCAAGACGGCGTTCGTCTCCACGATGAGCCATGAGCTTCGCACGCCGCTGACGGCGATCAAGGGATCCATCGACATGGTGAATTCGGGCGCGCTGGGTAAGCTCACCGACCAGGCGGGATTTGCCATCAAGGTGGCGCAGCGCAATTGCGACCGGTTGCTGTGCCTGATCAACGAAATCCTCGACCTCCAGAGCGTCGAGACGAACAAGATGAAATTCACTATCGAGCCGGTGGACCTCATCGAGATCGCCGAGACAGCCGTCACGGACAATACGCCCTACGCCAAGGAGCTCGACGTGGTGCTCGTGGCCAATTTCCCCTCCGAGGGCCCCATGGTCCGCGTGGACCGTAGGCGCATCGGACAGGTGTTGGCCAATGTGCTCTCCAATGCCTCGAAATTCTCTCCAAAGGACAGCCAGGTGCGGATTTGGGTGGAGGACGACGCGGAGGTGGCGCGGATCCTCGTCTCCGACATGGGCATCGGGCTCTCGCAGGACGACTACGAGGAGGTATTCGGCTCGTTCAGCCAGATCGACAGTTCCGACACCCGCAAGATCGGCGGCACGGGCCTCGGCATGAACATCTCCAAGCGCATCATGGAAGAGCTCGGCGGCGATATCCGCTACGTGGGCAACGAGGGGGCGGGGACGACCTTCATCGTCGAGATGCCCAAGGCTGCTGCGTCCGAGCTTGCCCAGCCGCGGAGCGAGCTCGCGACGAGCGCTTAG
- a CDS encoding Crp/Fnr family transcriptional regulator: MTQSKRSTPRLDEASVARMPLFDGADRPALHAILESASIRRVGPGAVLFSEEDRASIFCLVVEGFVRLQRTTSDGEQVVVHHVAPGELFGIAVALESETFSVTAKAVCDCVVLSWPREAWPALTRAHPGLARATRRTIGLRTRELQDKIVDMATLPVEQRIANALLRLARQAGRETGSGAEIDFPLTRQDISELTGANMHSVSRYMSSWQKTGIVSSARRRVVIVRPDALREVAQGRAA; encoded by the coding sequence ATGACACAATCAAAGCGCAGCACACCCCGGCTCGACGAGGCAAGCGTGGCGCGGATGCCGCTCTTCGACGGCGCGGATCGCCCGGCACTCCACGCGATCCTTGAAAGCGCCAGCATCCGCCGGGTCGGTCCGGGGGCCGTCCTTTTCTCGGAGGAGGACCGGGCCAGCATCTTCTGCCTCGTCGTGGAGGGCTTCGTCCGGCTCCAGCGCACGACGTCGGACGGGGAGCAGGTCGTCGTTCACCACGTGGCGCCGGGCGAGCTCTTCGGGATCGCCGTGGCGCTCGAGAGCGAGACGTTTTCCGTGACGGCGAAGGCCGTCTGCGACTGCGTGGTCCTGAGTTGGCCGCGCGAGGCCTGGCCCGCCCTGACGCGCGCGCATCCCGGGCTGGCGCGGGCCACGCGCCGCACCATCGGCCTGAGGACCCGTGAGCTACAGGACAAGATCGTGGACATGGCGACGCTCCCGGTGGAGCAGCGGATCGCCAACGCGCTTTTGCGGCTCGCGCGGCAGGCAGGGCGCGAGACCGGCAGCGGCGCGGAGATCGACTTCCCACTGACGCGTCAGGACATCTCGGAGCTGACCGGGGCCAACATGCACTCCGTGAGCCGCTACATGAGTTCCTGGCAGAAGACCGGGATCGTGAGCAGCGCAAGGCGGCGGGTCGTCATCGTGCGCCCCGACGCGCTCAGGGAGGTTGCACAGGGCAGGGCGGCCTGA
- a CDS encoding NAD(P)-binding oxidoreductase — translation MDKPLLIIGATSGIGKLCMEYALERGLIVRAFARSADTLPEQDGLERVAGDALDAGDIARALDGAGAVIVALGIRERPAMIWEEETLFSKSTAVLLAEMAKAEVSRLVVVTGFGAGRSRAAMSTLERIGHGAILGRVYADKSRQEALIMESETRWTIARPVILTNRPASGQVRALEDPSSWRNGLVSRADVAAYLVDAVEQDLHPQQDVVLTR, via the coding sequence ATGGACAAACCACTGCTGATCATCGGCGCCACCTCGGGCATTGGGAAGCTCTGCATGGAATACGCGCTGGAGCGTGGGCTGATCGTCCGCGCGTTCGCGCGCTCCGCTGATACGCTCCCCGAGCAAGACGGTCTCGAGCGCGTCGCCGGTGATGCGCTCGACGCGGGCGACATAGCACGTGCGCTCGACGGGGCAGGGGCCGTGATCGTGGCCCTCGGCATCCGCGAGCGGCCGGCGATGATCTGGGAGGAGGAGACGCTTTTTTCGAAGAGCACCGCGGTGCTTCTCGCGGAGATGGCGAAGGCGGAGGTCTCGCGCCTCGTCGTTGTCACGGGCTTCGGCGCGGGGCGGAGCCGCGCGGCCATGAGCACGCTCGAGAGGATCGGACACGGGGCGATCCTCGGGCGCGTCTATGCCGACAAATCCCGGCAGGAAGCGCTTATCATGGAGAGCGAAACCCGCTGGACCATCGCGCGCCCGGTCATCCTCACCAATCGCCCCGCCTCCGGGCAGGTGAGAGCGTTGGAGGATCCGTCCTCCTGGCGCAACGGCCTCGTCTCCCGGGCGGATGTGGCGGCTTATCTCGTCGACGCCGTGGAGCAGGACCTCCACCCGCAGCAAGACGTGGTCCTCACACGCTAG
- a CDS encoding LysR family transcriptional regulator translates to MDWKSLPAFLAVARSGSLRAGAEQIGGTHATLRRQIEGLEAQLGTMLFRRSGGGLTLTAAGRRLLPQALEAESALLKGFSAVKGLDREAAGRIRLSVDPITGHYMLAPVLAEFAALYPDIDIEIKLSYDIDSIAKDETDISIRHVLEVDEDAVGRKLFPLSLGVFASRDYIDRALPKAGARGAGLAWVGYGEVPELKAMIAATPFPEAKVRHEIRDPEMHLHLVRAGAGMTFLSAWIGGVFPELQRVPGTALDRRRSTWILLHGDLRRVKRARLLVDYLSTALLERRADFVGS, encoded by the coding sequence ATGGATTGGAAATCCCTCCCTGCATTCCTCGCCGTCGCCAGATCCGGCTCCCTGCGCGCGGGCGCCGAGCAGATTGGCGGGACCCACGCGACCCTGAGACGCCAGATCGAAGGGCTGGAGGCACAGCTCGGCACGATGCTCTTCAGGCGCAGCGGCGGGGGCCTCACCCTGACCGCCGCGGGCCGCAGGCTCCTACCGCAGGCGCTCGAGGCCGAATCCGCGCTCTTAAAAGGCTTCAGCGCCGTCAAAGGCCTCGACCGCGAAGCGGCGGGTCGTATCCGCCTCTCCGTCGATCCGATCACGGGGCACTACATGCTCGCGCCGGTGCTCGCGGAGTTCGCCGCGCTCTACCCGGACATCGATATCGAGATCAAACTCTCCTACGACATCGATTCCATCGCGAAGGACGAGACCGATATATCCATCCGCCACGTGCTGGAGGTCGACGAGGACGCCGTGGGGCGAAAGCTCTTTCCCCTCTCGCTCGGCGTGTTTGCCAGCCGCGACTACATCGACCGTGCGTTGCCCAAGGCAGGTGCCCGGGGCGCGGGCCTCGCTTGGGTGGGCTATGGCGAGGTGCCCGAACTGAAGGCCATGATCGCCGCCACGCCCTTCCCGGAAGCAAAGGTCCGGCACGAGATACGCGATCCGGAGATGCACCTGCACCTCGTGCGCGCCGGGGCGGGTATGACCTTCCTGTCCGCCTGGATCGGCGGCGTTTTCCCAGAGCTTCAGCGGGTGCCGGGAACGGCGCTCGATAGGCGCCGCTCCACGTGGATCCTGCTCCACGGGGATCTCAGGCGCGTCAAGCGCGCGCGACTTCTGGTCGATTACCTCTCAACGGCCCTGCTGGAGCGGCGGGCTGACTTCGTTGGGAGCTGA
- a CDS encoding rhomboid family intramembrane serine protease, producing MLTQWPDQPRPVKLFVIVCLVLELCALAGALAGFGSQVRNAMVGLGGFWPGVLKGASPLFAAQPVTMFATATFLHGGPMHLFMNMVGMLWLGPMVLDRVGTAAFWPVAGLSAIGAGGVFVLLSNTSAPMVGASGVLFGLLGVVAAWQVLDAQARGESLRPLLPPTLAFLALNIALTLLSPASIAWQAHLGGFLGGALCGCLTWKSPRPRPWR from the coding sequence ATGCTGACGCAATGGCCCGACCAGCCCCGGCCCGTGAAGCTCTTCGTGATCGTGTGCCTTGTCCTCGAGCTCTGCGCCCTGGCCGGCGCGCTCGCGGGCTTCGGAAGCCAGGTCCGCAACGCGATGGTGGGCCTCGGCGGCTTCTGGCCCGGCGTCTTGAAGGGCGCCTCGCCGCTCTTTGCCGCGCAGCCGGTGACCATGTTCGCCACGGCGACCTTTCTCCACGGCGGGCCGATGCATCTCTTCATGAACATGGTGGGTATGCTCTGGCTCGGTCCCATGGTGCTTGATCGCGTAGGCACGGCGGCCTTCTGGCCGGTGGCCGGGCTCTCCGCGATCGGCGCGGGCGGTGTCTTCGTACTGTTGTCGAACACCAGCGCGCCCATGGTCGGGGCCTCGGGCGTTCTCTTCGGGCTTCTCGGCGTGGTGGCGGCCTGGCAGGTCCTCGATGCACAGGCGCGGGGCGAAAGCCTCCGCCCGCTCCTGCCGCCCACTCTCGCCTTCCTCGCGCTCAACATCGCGCTCACACTCCTGTCTCCCGCGAGCATCGCCTGGCAAGCACATCTCGGCGGCTTTCTCGGCGGCGCGCTCTGCGGGTGCCTCACCTGGAAAAGCCCGCGACCGCGGCCGTGGCGTTAA
- a CDS encoding dihydroneopterin aldolase gives MKSTIDLSDLALTLSLGTYGPDDVVPDVHLLDLRLTIDPARVFIEADGMTHVFDYDPLIREIDRLAQDGHYDTQEWLMTRIVRACADHPEIEAVDISLRKQPVLRESGTLGVSLQVSREDMETLRHAH, from the coding sequence ATGAAAAGCACCATCGATCTCAGCGACCTCGCCCTCACCCTCTCCCTGGGGACTTACGGCCCCGATGACGTCGTCCCGGACGTACACCTGCTGGATCTCAGGCTGACCATCGATCCTGCCCGCGTCTTCATCGAGGCTGACGGGATGACCCATGTCTTCGACTATGATCCCCTCATTCGGGAGATCGACCGCCTGGCTCAAGACGGGCACTACGACACGCAGGAATGGCTCATGACCCGGATCGTCAGGGCCTGCGCGGATCATCCGGAAATCGAGGCGGTGGACATCAGCCTGCGCAAGCAGCCGGTGCTGCGCGAGAGCGGCACGCTCGGCGTCTCGCTCCAGGTGAGCCGCGAGGACATGGAGACATTGCGCCACGCGCACTGA
- a CDS encoding DoxX family membrane protein codes for MFGDRLTRFQLFPLVLLSLLLASFASAAFAHVRWFVDETATLETFEPYAFGDVEVLAWIAVSAMLIGASVLLDLRLPAIRVVATKTRHDFIEILRVFTGMSLLLTAYEGAIVAPHLVTYGSFGTALLFAQAGIGILLIANRFVRHAALLMILLHLGLAINFGLLAALEYLIMVAIAVFLLINNLPTQELRERFKPYSVDLLRILTGISLIALGFSEKLFGALMAESFLAQYQWNFMQALGFEFFTDRLFALSAGFMEVVFGIILVLGTTTRLNVLAFSMVLFASNVLFILQGENEAAMVEFIGHMPVIGVALILLLLGSGQRLKVTNFLPQRRVNTATTTLNVESHV; via the coding sequence ATGTTTGGTGATCGACTGACACGCTTCCAGCTTTTCCCGCTGGTGCTCCTGTCCCTTTTGCTCGCGAGCTTTGCCTCCGCGGCCTTCGCCCATGTGCGCTGGTTCGTGGATGAGACGGCCACGCTGGAGACGTTCGAACCCTACGCTTTCGGCGACGTGGAAGTGCTCGCGTGGATCGCCGTGTCCGCCATGCTCATCGGGGCGTCCGTTCTCCTCGACCTGCGTTTGCCCGCGATCCGCGTGGTGGCCACCAAGACGCGGCACGACTTCATCGAGATCCTGCGAGTCTTCACCGGCATGTCCCTGCTGCTGACGGCCTATGAGGGCGCCATCGTCGCGCCGCATCTCGTCACCTACGGCAGCTTCGGGACGGCTCTGCTCTTCGCGCAAGCGGGGATCGGTATCCTGCTTATCGCGAACCGCTTCGTGCGGCACGCCGCGCTCCTCATGATCCTGCTTCACCTCGGGCTCGCCATCAATTTCGGCCTGCTCGCGGCGCTTGAGTACCTGATCATGGTGGCGATCGCCGTCTTCCTCTTGATCAACAACCTGCCGACGCAGGAGCTGCGTGAACGCTTCAAGCCCTATTCGGTGGACCTCCTTCGCATTCTCACGGGCATTTCGCTCATTGCGCTCGGCTTTTCCGAGAAGCTCTTCGGCGCGCTCATGGCCGAGAGCTTCCTCGCGCAATATCAGTGGAACTTCATGCAGGCGCTCGGCTTCGAGTTCTTCACCGACCGCCTCTTCGCGCTGTCGGCGGGTTTCATGGAGGTCGTGTTCGGCATCATCCTCGTCTTGGGGACGACGACGCGGCTCAACGTGCTCGCCTTTTCCATGGTGCTCTTTGCCTCCAACGTCCTCTTCATCCTGCAAGGCGAGAACGAGGCGGCCATGGTGGAATTCATCGGGCACATGCCGGTGATCGGCGTGGCGCTCATCCTTCTTCTGCTCGGCTCCGGTCAGCGCCTCAAGGTGACGAACTTCCTACCGCAACGGCGCGTGAACACCGCGACCACAACCCTCAACGTGGAAAGCCATGTCTGA
- a CDS encoding NAD(P)-dependent alcohol dehydrogenase, with protein sequence METMFNAWDVTRYGGPEVLAPVTRPVPTPGEGQILVRVRASAVTRADGMMRAGEPRFARLFLGLSRPRAGLAGTCFSGDVVATGPGVTRFDVGDAVFGEAGLSFGANATLICTDAEGSLVRKPETLSHEEAAVMCDGALTSWHFLTRVARVTPGEHVLVLGGAGSLGSAAIQLAKALGATVSATSSARNTPLLESLGTDVAIDYTVEDPLATAGAYDVVFDTVGVRSYRDARAALRPGGRYICPVLGLALLRDMLFSRLTGTRRALFAAAGMEKPEVHREELGEILDVMERGSFAPVMGRTYPLSDLVEAHRHVATGHKRGNVVVV encoded by the coding sequence ATGGAAACGATGTTCAACGCATGGGATGTCACGCGCTACGGCGGCCCTGAGGTGCTTGCGCCCGTCACGCGCCCGGTTCCCACTCCGGGTGAAGGCCAGATCCTCGTCCGCGTGCGGGCCTCCGCCGTCACCCGCGCGGACGGCATGATGCGCGCGGGCGAGCCCCGCTTCGCCCGCCTTTTCCTCGGTCTGTCCCGCCCGCGCGCAGGCCTCGCGGGGACTTGCTTTTCCGGCGACGTGGTGGCCACCGGGCCCGGCGTGACGCGCTTTGACGTCGGCGACGCGGTCTTTGGGGAGGCGGGGCTGAGCTTCGGGGCAAATGCCACGCTGATCTGCACCGATGCCGAGGGCAGTCTCGTCCGCAAGCCCGAGACCCTGAGCCACGAGGAGGCGGCTGTCATGTGTGACGGCGCCCTGACGTCGTGGCATTTCCTGACCCGCGTGGCGCGCGTGACGCCGGGCGAGCACGTGCTGGTGCTCGGCGGTGCGGGGAGCCTCGGCAGCGCCGCGATACAACTCGCCAAGGCACTCGGCGCCACCGTCAGCGCCACGAGCAGCGCGCGCAACACGCCGCTTCTCGAGAGCCTCGGTACAGATGTGGCCATCGATTACACCGTCGAAGACCCCCTCGCGACGGCAGGGGCCTACGACGTCGTCTTCGACACCGTCGGCGTGCGCAGCTACCGCGACGCGCGCGCGGCTTTGAGGCCGGGCGGTCGGTACATCTGCCCCGTGCTCGGCCTCGCGCTGTTGCGGGACATGCTTTTCTCGCGGCTCACGGGCACGCGCCGCGCGCTCTTTGCGGCGGCAGGGATGGAAAAGCCCGAAGTTCATCGCGAGGAATTGGGTGAAATCCTCGACGTGATGGAGCGCGGCAGCTTCGCGCCCGTCATGGGCCGGACCTACCCGCTGTCCGATCTCGTCGAGGCGCATCGCCACGTGGCCACGGGCCACAAGCGCGGAAACGTGGTGGTCGTGTAG
- a CDS encoding acyl-homoserine-lactone synthase, giving the protein MAPANHSTLEALWPIADAPSAPLDKGTEAAPKPLDIQRSTLSVRNLHEHRDLFPRYLRARREVFIVEKGWQLPETDGMEFDQYDTPLARWIVIHDGEEVLGGARLLPTTAQCGSHSYMIRDAQLGFLPGLPTDLLHDIAPVTDDVWEATRLFVCDTVPSHARMAVQQALLLEMMSAAEKMGATRIIGIVPAVFKRWLKRIGLSAKEAGPVMRIDGDRVQAAYLSVMQARPGAGL; this is encoded by the coding sequence ATGGCGCCGGCTAACCATTCCACGCTGGAGGCGCTTTGGCCAATTGCGGATGCACCCTCCGCGCCATTGGACAAAGGCACCGAAGCCGCGCCCAAACCGCTTGATATCCAGAGGTCCACGCTTTCGGTCCGCAATCTCCACGAGCATCGCGATCTTTTCCCCCGCTACCTCCGCGCACGGCGCGAGGTCTTCATCGTCGAAAAGGGCTGGCAACTCCCGGAAACCGACGGAATGGAATTCGATCAATACGACACGCCCCTCGCCAGGTGGATCGTGATCCATGATGGGGAGGAGGTGCTGGGCGGCGCGCGGCTTCTGCCCACGACAGCCCAGTGCGGCAGCCACAGCTACATGATCCGCGACGCGCAGCTGGGCTTTCTCCCCGGCCTGCCCACTGACCTTCTCCATGACATCGCCCCGGTCACGGACGATGTCTGGGAGGCCACGCGCCTTTTCGTGTGCGATACGGTGCCGTCCCATGCGCGCATGGCGGTACAGCAGGCACTCCTTCTGGAGATGATGTCAGCGGCGGAAAAGATGGGCGCGACGCGCATCATCGGCATCGTGCCCGCCGTCTTCAAACGCTGGCTCAAGAGGATCGGACTGTCGGCCAAGGAAGCGGGGCCCGTCATGCGCATCGACGGTGACCGCGTGCAGGCGGCATATCTCAGCGTGATGCAGGCACGGCCCGGGGCCGGGCTCTGA
- a CDS encoding response regulator produces MNGSPLILHVDDDEDILWVTSLALESVGGLAMVQCDSGFKALDLAREHQPNLFLLDVMMPEIDGVETLKRLREIEGFENTPAIFLTAKASRENIQALMDAGAIAVLPKPFDPMTIASEIVALWQSAFQAQMSTENVA; encoded by the coding sequence ATGAATGGTTCGCCCCTAATTTTGCATGTCGATGACGATGAGGACATCCTCTGGGTCACGAGCCTCGCGCTCGAGTCGGTGGGCGGGCTCGCGATGGTACAGTGCGACTCTGGCTTCAAGGCGCTCGACCTCGCGCGCGAGCATCAACCGAATCTTTTCCTCCTCGATGTCATGATGCCCGAGATCGACGGGGTGGAGACGCTCAAGCGCCTGCGGGAAATCGAGGGGTTCGAGAATACGCCCGCTATCTTCCTGACCGCCAAGGCCTCCCGCGAGAATATCCAGGCGCTCATGGATGCCGGCGCGATCGCCGTGCTCCCGAAGCCCTTCGATCCGATGACCATCGCCTCCGAAATCGTGGCGCTGTGGCAGAGCGCGTTTCAGGCGCAGATGTCGACGGAAAACGTCGCCTAG
- a CDS encoding isoprenylcysteine carboxylmethyltransferase family protein — protein sequence MDHPALQPLRRLLSLVLGLLRMPPGRRRIAVAFAYGLACHAAFALAVIAMIVAMFFGMSESLGRVPAPWSYAANLFLVLQFPLSHSLLLSERGRKALGWLAPRDYAGTLSTTTFALVASLQLFALFAFWTPSGIVWWRAEGAALYLMCTLYAVSWLLLIWASYDAGAEVQSGALGWMSLAQGIKPIFPDMPTTGLFRIIRQPIYVSFALTMWTVPVWTPDQLALASLLTVYCLLAPRLKEARFEKRFGAAFDEYRARVPYAVPRLSGRDGPDIRKSSRAR from the coding sequence ATGGATCATCCCGCCCTGCAACCGCTGAGGCGACTTTTGTCGCTCGTACTCGGTCTCCTGCGGATGCCCCCCGGGCGGCGCAGGATCGCGGTGGCGTTTGCCTATGGCCTCGCCTGCCACGCGGCATTCGCCCTCGCCGTGATTGCGATGATCGTGGCTATGTTCTTTGGGATGAGCGAGAGCCTCGGGCGCGTGCCGGCGCCTTGGTCCTACGCAGCCAACCTCTTCCTCGTCCTACAATTTCCCCTGAGCCACTCGCTCCTTCTCAGCGAGCGTGGCCGGAAGGCGCTCGGATGGCTCGCCCCGCGGGACTATGCCGGGACGCTATCCACCACGACCTTCGCCCTCGTGGCGTCGCTCCAGCTCTTTGCCCTCTTCGCCTTCTGGACCCCGAGCGGGATCGTGTGGTGGCGTGCGGAGGGGGCCGCGCTTTACCTGATGTGCACGCTCTATGCGGTCTCATGGCTGCTTCTCATCTGGGCGAGCTACGATGCGGGGGCGGAGGTGCAATCCGGCGCCCTCGGCTGGATGTCCCTCGCGCAGGGGATCAAGCCGATCTTCCCGGACATGCCGACGACTGGCCTCTTCCGCATTATACGACAGCCGATTTACGTCTCTTTCGCGCTCACGATGTGGACGGTGCCGGTCTGGACGCCGGACCAGCTCGCGCTCGCGAGCCTGCTCACGGTCTATTGCCTGCTGGCGCCGCGGCTGAAGGAGGCGCGCTTCGAAAAACGTTTCGGTGCTGCGTTTGACGAATATCGTGCCCGCGTTCCCTACGCGGTGCCGCGCCTCTCAGGGCGGGACGGCCCAGATATACGGAAGTCGTCGCGGGCGCGCTAA